The DNA window AAAAGTGTTATTccagtgtacatgtattgaggATAAAAGTGTAATTCCAGTGTGCTCTGGCCATTTACCTCTGAGTAGGCAGGGGGTCTGCGGTAATCGTAGACAAATGTATACATCGGGGTGAAGGTCACACTGCCCATCTGGGTCGGGTCGTCGTCATCGTCTAGGATACTGACTGCTCCCTCCACACTCTCACAATACGTGGGTGGATCTAaacatttagtaaaaaaaaacttgaacagAACTGATATTGCCATAAAATTATCAGAATGATGtccattaattaaaaaaataatacttttctattttttacattgtattttgattttgtatacattaatttgaattcataattattatttttcaaaaagcaAGCTAGGGACAGAAAAGATACAAGTGTTTTGTTTGCTTGACAAAATATCATTATGAAAGCTAGATTTTCTATTCTTATTTCATCAATAGCAAGTTGAACTAGACCTCCAAATGGTGGGGGGTTGGTGCTCTCGGAGTAGGGGGGAGGGGCTGGCAGCAGGTGGATGTCACTGAGGGGTGTGTCTGCTGTCTGTAGACAGGAAGTTGAGTGACGGGTCTGACGGTAAGGCACGGTTCCAATCACGATGGGGAGTTGTAGGGCCAGGTTCTGAGAGCCAGGGATGTGCAGAGACacctgtatatgtatatatatatatatacaattaattaataaatatacctgttagcaatttttttcacaaacaaAAGTTTGATgccgtacatgtacatgtgtttcatccctttaaaatttcaatatccGGATGACCTTAACTAATCCATTCTcagctagtacatgtataatacaaggATAATTGTTCTGAGTTTATATCTACTTAGTATTCAAGGTTAAATAAAGAGGTAATTGACTAATTGTAATGTCAGAATGAAAACGACAAACAGTGCTGGAGCTAATAAACAGGCTGGTTGATGTACCTCGATGAAGTACTTGACTTTGAGGATGCAGCAATTTCTGATTGTGGGGGACACAGCGGGGATCTCAATCTCCTGAGAGTCCCAGACACATGTCCCTCTGGCCTCCACAGGGCTTCCTGTCCACAAAGAACAATTAATCAGTGATGGTGAATTCAATCCTTGTCAATGTccacagaaataaaaaaaatcaatgcaggAGAATTAAAACATTGTCTATAATTTCATTGCAAAGTGTTGTTTCTGTCAAAATGTATTTACTTAGGAAATTTGCTTTAATATACAGTgtttttccttattttacacaGAATACCTGATATCATGCAAAACTTTGTTCTCCGAAGCTTTGATTTGTTCCCAGCAAAAAAGATCTGGGATTGGTACAGGGTGGCATGAGGGGTCACGGTGCGCGAGGAGTGGTTGTTGAACTCGGCAAAAATTTGAATAGACTCCCCTACAAAACGACTAGACCAATGTAAGGAAGCAAAATCAACATATGCAGCAGCTAGTAGTACATGTGCAAAATGtacaataaataatatttatgccTCCTTTGAAAAAATGGAACTACACAACTCCTggtatataaaatataactaaAGGTTACATACTCCATACAGAGAGGTTCATTAAGAACCATTAGTTGGTTCATGGTTGTATGACTACCTGGGCAGTATCCCCGTCTGTCAGTGCGTGCTGTTATAGACACAGGTCCTGACGTACAGAACCAGCAACACAAGGTCTTCTCCACACTGCTCTCCACAAAGTTCTGAATTGAAACATATACAGTAGAGTGAATTCAATAAGGATAACATAGAATATAGTCAATCAGAACAGTACATCACAACTCAAAAAGTACAGTTTAGTTAATTTGAAGAGGAGAATGAGCTTTGAGGTCAACCATAATAATGATTATGTACACTGTACTTAAAATGCACAGTGCGTACTAAGACAGTTGAAATCTGTACAATATTTACCATGTAATTGGGACAGTTAACACTAATATTTACCATGTAAAGTTTATATAGATAcctacaaattttttttaatgaaacctCATAAAGAAGTTGATCATGGCCTGTGGAATTTAAAGTAACAAGGGTCATGTTTCACTTCATTTATTGTAATGTGTCTTATTGTCATAGACTATCATCTTGTGTGACATTCGTTTCTCTTGACTCTTAGAGTTCAGACCTCAAAGATTGCACTAGGCAGTGCATATTTGAGTGTTAGAGtctatacagtaaaacacggctTTAATAAACACGCTTGTAATAATATGACGCCTACTGTGAAGCAATTTTCATTCCCTGTGACTCTATtgcatgttgtaaacttgacagataAAACGAATTACGCACATAACAATGCAAAATAGAGTATATGGTaagtattgaacatatatcAACTGTCAAAAGTACATTTAAAGTATTGAACAGACAGAACCTTCAAAAGTACATACATAGCAAATATCGATATCAACTGTCAAATATACATGGTTTAATTATTACCACAATAATATACTCCATTACATACCTCAGACAGTTTATATAGAAACTTACCATGTACTCGGGGCGGTTGATATCAATGGGACTGATGACAGTAAAGGCTTTCTTGGTTTTATGGTTGAATGACCACGGCTTGTCTATCTCTGCCTTGACCCAGTAACGAATACTGCCGTGTTTACCTTCAAAGGAGGTGGAGATTCCactgaaagaaaataaagaaaatttcatgataAAGGTTTATACCCAAAACTCTGTTGTTTCACttgcaaatttgcaaaaaaatgataaaatgacaATGGCTATATGCATATATAGTTAGTAGGTGAGGCACACATGGCTGTGTATTTTATCTAAGAATGAacacttttatttaaattactttaagttgtataaatttgatttacattaacatatttattattgttagtgattggtaatatttttttcttgcattatAATGGTGGGATTTCAACATGTTCAAAGATATACCTCATTGGTAAATCGAAAGTAAAGTTGAATTCAAAGATATACCTCATTGGTAAATCGAAAGTAAAGTTGAATTCATGGTGACCGGCCTCTAGAACATGGTCTCTCCCATCTGTCACTTCtggttaaagaaaaaaaaatcggataaAAAATCTTGTATTGATTCAAACTATACCAAGAACCAGTATAAAATTCAAGGTCTCATCATATAGTACTGTAATTTTGTGACAGATATTATAAACCAGGAACCATATCCAAGCCCTTGACTTTCTAGTCTTTGTACGTCACaaataatttgattataaatatgtgtatatttattCTACACACTTTACACCACATACCAACAACCAACGTACGTTTGTTATTAATTCAAATTTGGGTATAGCTCTCAGATGGAGCACTTGAAAATTCTAAagtaaaagatttcaaaatcCAATCCAACTTAATGATGTTTTAATACAATACTGTCCGGAGGcaattaaattattcatgaaTTCATTAACTGATACAGTGTGTAATCATAAATGCcaattataaataattgtcaTGTGATACCATTTATGAATATATACCTCCACCAAACAAGACTTGTCGCTTGAAGAAGTACTCAACCTCAGCATTGTAATGTTCTGTGTAGGAGCCCAGCCTGGTGCCCGTGTTTCTGGATTCGGTCCAGTGAACTTTCGCCACGCCTCTCAGAAAGATTCTCAAGGACCTCAGCTTCACGTCTCTCTTCAGGTCCAGCACAACGAAACCCGACACTCTCTCTCCCGGGTAAAACACGGACTTATTCTCCGTCCACAGAATCtcaaaacatttcagtttcccCATCACCGCCTGTTAACTAATCTTCATTTTGTTCACCTGTCAAACTTGACGTTTTTGCGGGAAAATATATGATAAGATTATCCGCCGCTAAGAAACCATATCTCGTTTGAAACTAAATGCTAAGAGACAAACgcatagatatatataaatttaagagGGCAGTACCATCCTTCCATTTTCTGTATGTTAATCAGTTCGTCGAACTATGTTTACGCGAGTCGTGGGCCTAGTATTGATTTCAAACTCATTGTATGTGCTATTTAACGATGCGGTCGAAAATGTAGGCCTGAGTTCAGACTTGGAGTTATCAGTTCTTTGGagtgaaaaattaaagaaaatattattttttaaacccccttaattttttttctgtttgtaagTAACGCAAAATAACAGGTTATTAAACATTTCGAAAATAtaagattaatttataataattaaaattggtTTTTATAGGATTGCTACACTTGGATGATTTTTGACCTCAGATtgtgtaaaattgaattttaatattttgttcaatatcGTAATGTATAGGATACTGTGTATATATCGAATGCAGTCCTTTATGTGTGACTAGAAACTTAAAACgtctctgaatttttttttttaaatggatcaTTTGACATTCTTTATTACTGGGGCATTgaataaatttcatatatttaagCTTAGAAATgaacaataataaaaatgtacttaaagaattagaaattttgaattatctgaagttataaaaatttcattaaggatcaattttgtttatcaaggttttcaaacaaattaacGGCATCTAATGCACAAATAATATTTCTCACAgctttaacaatatttaaacatatatatgtacCAGCATTTACCTTTTATTATGTAAGCTGTATGATTGTAAGCTTTATTCATGCTTACATTAAactgaaaataatttgatattttcaaacaaacaataaaaagtgTTTGATAGATATGTTTGGCCTTTTTTTAAACTCATTGAGTAAAGTATCTGCCGATAGTTCTGTGTTAAGCTATAAGAgtaaaatttttgcaatttactgcgatttaaaaaaaaattggtacatttttttttctttaaatcaaatatatttttgaggTTATGAACAGACTCTTTAGTCTATTTAGAAAGAATTTCATAGAATCATAAGCAGGCACTATAACCCACTCATTATAATAAACTCCTttgaaatgacaattttttctGCATATCAGATGAAATGATAAAGGTTCAAGGTCAAGCTGGGTTTGTCTCTTGTCTGAGGCCTGTCAATCACATGCTTCAGAAATTCACCGAACCCGATCCATCAATCACCTGACTAATCATCTGATTTATCAGATGCTAGGGCTAAAACCAAATGTCCCAATCCCAACATCACCAATCACCATCATCCATTCCTGCAATTGCCTTCACTGACAGACACTGTGTCCGGGATCCATTCACTGATTGTAATTTGGACAATAGTGAAtcaaaggtttttaaaaatatatgggCAAGTAACTACAATGAACAAATATTTTGCCTTATTGCACATTTGTATCCAGATCTGCAGCTAAACTAAACATAGAGTGTGAGAGAGGGATGGTCGGAAGGATAGAAGACGTTATGCCCAGCAATATACTTGACACCAAATCCAGAGCTTTTCCATTTTGTTCCATGAACAAATTGCATATGTTTCAGGGGTTAACAGACATATCAAATGTAAAAAGGAAAGATCAGTTAATCCTATCAAAATTAAACTGACTTTGCAGTTTGATGTCAAGCAATTATTTTAAAGACACACAAAATGAATGAtccttttttcaaaagtttatacTTGTCCCTATATTATAGTTTTGATAATAGCTGTATAAACAatgatgtacatataaaattaaGCTGACAAAATTCACAGCACTTTTATCTCTCTGggcaaaagtacatgtatgtcccATATAGCAGATAAAATATGGACAGATAATGGACTGTCACCATTCAAGTTGAATCAAATGAAGCACTAGGAGTGTGAGCTGTATCTCTTTGTAAGTTATCTACGAAGTTTCTGTAATAAGATTAGGAACATGTCGGACATGTTTGAATTGAAGGAGGTAAAATCGTCGACAGCTGATTGGTGGTTTGGGGTCATCATCACGTGGTTTTGTTGACCACAGCCAGGTGCAGACTCTGAAGCTGCGCGGTCCACTTGTCCATGGCATTGTACCTGGCTGTACCTGTGTTCTCTCTGTCCAATTCTAACACCTGATTCACTTGGTCAATTCGTCCATTTATAGCACTGGAAAACAAAAACTCAagattaattatttcaaaaccaCCTCTCCTCTCCTTTCTCTCTCTagctcactctctctctctctccctcaaTTATTACAAGAGGTGAACTGAACTAAATGGTAAAGTCTTACCTATCAAGAATACAAGATACTAAAAGGTTTTCTACTTCAGTTGGGTCAATATTCAGCTCCTGTTAAAATAAgtacatgttttattgaaatggtgaGAAAATTCATGAAACTTTGtaaaatatactgtaaaccaacttttattcgcgtgcgagaaatattcgcgaggTTAGTGAGAGCCTTCTCGCTGCGAATCAATCCTTtgtctatagtttttataacaatacaggtctggataaggcttggtcgcgaacattagtcATCGCAAATCAGTCTATCGTCAGTTAATCGCAAAATAAAGAtgctgcaaataaaagttggtttactgTAACAGATTTACTGAAACTCATTGTTACAGTATTAATGTCAGCAACAATGATAAATAGTACTCTTACCTTGGAAATAAAAGGGATGTGAATTCTTGTGTAGGGTTTAATAAGCTTTATAAGAACCTGTGTTCTGATGTTTCTAAGTAAATCTGAAATTAAAAGAACTCAGTGAGTCAAAATGGCAAACTGAGACATGACATACATAATTTGTGCtatttaaagaaaagataaCTTGGTGAAACATTGTAACACTTGCCTTCAATATGCTCTCTAATAAAAGGGTCCTCCATGATGTTTCGTCTGTtggtttttaagattttctcaaattcattaatatcattattttgatatgaactggaaaagaataaaaagagaaTATTTATGTATGACCAAATTTATTGAATACAAGTACACACTATTTAGattatcattttgtatttatttgaaGTTATATAGTTCAATGACCAGTCATACAGTAACCATAGCTACCAAACCTAACAAGGATAACCACCAACTGTCTGATTGTCACAGTGCTAATCTTTTCATCTTTATCACTATATGAACAAACTTTACATTACAAACATCCTTTAATAGCTTCAGCTTTGAAAAATTCCTTCTACTAATGTTCTGTAGCTAACTGTAGCTATGACGATACCTGACTAGATTAGTCATGGCTAGGATTTCTGGGTCGTTCTTGTACGGTTTGGTTTCCTGGGAATCAAAAGGATTGATTCCGGACTTCATCAACATGTTGGCCAGCACCAGGTACTTCAGACATGTTGTTCTCCTACAACCAGAAAACAAGATCA is part of the Crassostrea angulata isolate pt1a10 chromosome 3, ASM2561291v2, whole genome shotgun sequence genome and encodes:
- the LOC128175900 gene encoding arrestin domain-containing protein 3-like isoform X2, which produces MGKLKCFEILWTENKSVFYPGERVSGFVVLDLKRDVKLRSLRIFLRGVAKVHWTESRNTGTRLGSYTEHYNAEVEYFFKRQVLFGGEVTDGRDHVLEAGHHEFNFTFDLPMSGISTSFEGKHGSIRYWVKAEIDKPWSFNHKTKKAFTVISPIDINRPEYMNFVESSVEKTLCCWFCTSGPVSITARTDRRGYCPGESIQIFAEFNNHSSRTVTPHATLYQSQIFFAGNKSKLRRTKFCMISGSPVEARGTCVWDSQEIEIPAVSPTIRNCCILKVKYFIEVSLHIPGSQNLALQLPIVIGTVPYRQTRHSTSCLQTADTPLSDIHLLPAPPPYSESTNPPPFGDPPTYCESVEGAVSILDDDDDPTQMGSVTFTPMYTFVYDYRRPPAYSENDPHPVH
- the LOC128175900 gene encoding arrestin domain-containing protein 3-like isoform X1, with translation MGKLKCFEILWTENKSVFYPGERVSGFVVLDLKRDVKLRSLRIFLRGVAKVHWTESRNTGTRLGSYTEHYNAEVEYFFKRQVLFGGEVTDGRDHVLEAGHHEFNFTFDLPMRYIFEFNFTFDLPMSGISTSFEGKHGSIRYWVKAEIDKPWSFNHKTKKAFTVISPIDINRPEYMNFVESSVEKTLCCWFCTSGPVSITARTDRRGYCPGESIQIFAEFNNHSSRTVTPHATLYQSQIFFAGNKSKLRRTKFCMISGSPVEARGTCVWDSQEIEIPAVSPTIRNCCILKVKYFIEVSLHIPGSQNLALQLPIVIGTVPYRQTRHSTSCLQTADTPLSDIHLLPAPPPYSESTNPPPFGDPPTYCESVEGAVSILDDDDDPTQMGSVTFTPMYTFVYDYRRPPAYSENDPHPVH